Proteins co-encoded in one Candidatus Omnitrophota bacterium genomic window:
- a CDS encoding nucleotidyltransferase domain-containing protein yields MRLNNPLDKILNSEVKVRALRILCRTAGELSGRQMAKMAGVTPKTAHEILQGLLQEGVLVMHAVGKTHLFRLNEERAIVSEVLKPLFSFESALSERLFDNIRMSIKKSALKDDIVSVALFGSVQAKTERAASDVDLFVVAKTSDLKKKAELLFADIDQGLSSSWGNLISPYINSISEFKANAKKKTGPVPNILKSYQLIYGDRLEKILR; encoded by the coding sequence ATGCGATTGAATAATCCCCTAGACAAGATTTTGAATAGCGAGGTTAAGGTTCGGGCTCTCCGTATTCTTTGCCGGACGGCAGGAGAGTTAAGCGGCCGCCAAATGGCAAAGATGGCCGGAGTAACCCCTAAAACGGCACATGAAATCCTGCAGGGCCTTCTTCAAGAAGGTGTGTTGGTCATGCACGCAGTCGGGAAGACCCACCTATTTCGCTTGAATGAAGAGCGGGCGATTGTTTCTGAAGTTTTAAAGCCACTCTTTTCGTTCGAGAGTGCTTTAAGCGAACGGTTATTTGATAATATCCGCATGTCCATAAAGAAATCGGCGCTTAAGGACGATATCGTAAGCGTCGCACTTTTTGGGAGCGTCCAAGCTAAGACAGAGCGGGCGGCCAGCGACGTGGATCTTTTTGTCGTTGCAAAAACCTCTGACCTTAAGAAAAAAGCCGAACTACTTTTTGCTGACATAGATCAAGGGCTGTCTTCCTCCTGGGGGAACCTCATTTCTCCTTATATCAACAGCATTTCCGAATTTAAGGCTAATGCCAAGAAGAAAACAGGTCCCGTTCCCAACATTCTCAAATCCTATCAACTCATTTATGGTGATAGATTGGAGAAAATCTTACGATGA
- the gltX gene encoding glutamate--tRNA ligase has protein sequence MIKVRFAPSPTGFLHIGGARTALFNWMYARSQGGKFVLRIEDTDRERSKPEYEEEILRSMTWLGLNWDEFYRQSERFDIYRQYAEKLISEDKAYCDGPAVILKMPLEQVKIFDLIRGEIQFDTETLKDQVLMKSDGAPTYSFACVVDDALMEISHVVRGEDHISNTPKQIIIYQALGFKPPKFAHLPLIMDPEGGRMSKRTGATAVSEYQKDGFLPGAIVNYLMLLGWSPGNNQEIVNLDAAVKNFSIKKVNKAAAAFSMDKLLWINAQYIKQMPLPELTEILIPVLREKGWLGEAPDRKHLEGIVKLYHTRISTLMEFADWTAYLFTGEVQVLPEDRQKYLTADKTAAFEGLAKRLDGVADFSVANTEAAFRGVVEELGMKAGDLVHPVRVALTGKSVGPGLFETMAVLGKEKTILFLQKTFA, from the coding sequence ATGATTAAAGTTCGATTCGCCCCGAGTCCGACGGGGTTTTTGCATATCGGCGGGGCCCGGACAGCCCTGTTCAATTGGATGTACGCCCGGTCCCAGGGCGGCAAATTCGTCCTGCGCATCGAGGATACCGACCGCGAGCGTTCCAAGCCGGAGTATGAGGAGGAGATCCTCCGCAGTATGACCTGGCTGGGACTCAACTGGGACGAATTTTACCGCCAGAGCGAACGCTTCGACATTTACCGGCAATACGCCGAGAAACTTATCAGTGAAGACAAGGCCTACTGTGACGGTCCGGCCGTCATCCTCAAGATGCCGCTCGAGCAGGTCAAGATTTTTGACCTGATCCGCGGCGAGATCCAGTTCGACACCGAGACGCTCAAAGACCAGGTACTGATGAAGTCCGATGGCGCACCAACGTACAGTTTTGCCTGCGTTGTGGACGACGCGTTGATGGAGATCTCGCACGTTGTCCGCGGCGAAGACCACATTTCCAACACCCCGAAACAGATTATCATTTATCAGGCCCTGGGTTTCAAGCCGCCCAAGTTCGCGCACCTGCCGCTGATCATGGACCCGGAAGGCGGCCGTATGTCCAAGCGCACCGGCGCCACGGCGGTGAGCGAGTACCAGAAGGACGGGTTTTTACCGGGGGCGATCGTGAACTATCTGATGCTGCTGGGCTGGTCGCCGGGGAATAACCAGGAAATCGTCAACCTGGACGCGGCCGTGAAAAATTTTTCCATCAAGAAGGTGAACAAGGCTGCGGCCGCCTTTTCCATGGACAAATTGCTATGGATCAACGCCCAGTATATCAAGCAAATGCCGTTGCCCGAATTGACGGAGATCCTCATTCCTGTCCTGCGCGAAAAAGGCTGGCTCGGAGAGGCCCCCGACCGGAAACATCTGGAAGGCATCGTGAAATTGTATCACACGCGGATCTCCACCCTGATGGAGTTCGCCGACTGGACGGCGTATCTGTTCACCGGCGAGGTCCAGGTCTTGCCGGAGGACCGGCAGAAGTATTTGACCGCCGACAAGACTGCGGCTTTTGAAGGGCTGGCCAAACGGCTGGACGGGGTCGCGGATTTTAGCGTCGCGAATACCGAAGCCGCCTTTCGCGGCGTGGTCGAGGAGCTGGGCATGAAGGCGGGTGACCTGGTCCACCCCGTGCGGGTGGCGTTGACCGGAAAGTCCGTCGGACCGGGGCTTTTCGAGACCATGGCGGTTCTGGGAAAAGAGAAGACGATCCTTTTTTTGCAAAAGACCTTCGCATAA
- a CDS encoding PilZ domain-containing protein — translation MSAWDGLNRRKFPRVNYPCLIVLRYDEGKKESLLTHTDNVGVGGISAVIKKNLKVFSLVDVELDLMDLGAHIKCQGKVVWSIRRKNEDPAKPMFYDVGIEFVDVSAEDRARVERVVVKLAKQIGVVP, via the coding sequence ATGAGCGCCTGGGACGGACTGAACCGCAGGAAATTTCCCCGCGTCAATTATCCCTGCCTGATCGTCCTGCGTTATGACGAGGGCAAAAAGGAATCCCTCCTGACGCACACCGACAACGTCGGCGTGGGAGGGATCAGCGCGGTCATCAAGAAGAACCTCAAAGTGTTTTCCCTGGTCGATGTCGAGCTGGACCTGATGGACCTGGGCGCCCACATCAAATGCCAGGGCAAGGTCGTCTGGTCCATCCGCCGCAAGAACGAGGATCCGGCAAAGCCGATGTTTTACGACGTCGGCATTGAATTCGTGGACGTGAGCGCCGAGGACAGGGCCCGTGTTGAGCGGGTGGTCGTCAAGCTCGCGAAACAAATCGGGGTTGTCCCGTAA
- a CDS encoding TIGR00282 family metallophosphoesterase, translating to MNILCIGDLVGKAGRQALIELLPAVKQEYSIDLTIANAENSAGGAGLTPRIAEQLFREGCDILTMGDHTWDHFEIIEYLGKENPIIRPANFPPGTPGRGWRVVTMPSGAKIGVINLLGRVFMRYNVECPFRALDAIVEEIRTQTNIIILDFHAETTSEKVAMGFYADGRITAMVGTHTHVQTADEKVLPNGTGYITDLGMTGPYDSVIGQNKEKILQRFLTSMPVRFEVATDDVRLHGVVVSVDEKTGKTRDMIRVQRRLP from the coding sequence ATGAACATCCTTTGCATCGGTGATTTGGTCGGCAAGGCCGGCCGCCAGGCCCTGATCGAGCTGTTGCCGGCCGTGAAGCAGGAGTACAGCATCGACCTGACGATCGCCAACGCGGAAAATTCCGCCGGAGGCGCCGGGCTCACCCCCCGTATCGCCGAACAGCTCTTTCGCGAGGGGTGCGATATTCTGACCATGGGCGACCACACCTGGGACCACTTCGAGATTATTGAATACCTTGGCAAGGAAAATCCGATCATCCGTCCGGCCAATTTCCCTCCCGGGACCCCGGGCCGCGGCTGGCGCGTTGTCACCATGCCTTCGGGGGCCAAAATCGGTGTAATAAATCTTTTAGGCCGGGTTTTTATGCGTTATAATGTCGAATGTCCTTTCCGCGCGCTGGACGCGATCGTCGAGGAGATCCGGACGCAGACGAACATCATCATTCTGGATTTTCACGCCGAGACCACGAGCGAGAAGGTGGCCATGGGGTTTTACGCCGACGGGCGGATCACGGCCATGGTCGGCACGCACACGCACGTCCAGACCGCGGATGAAAAGGTCCTGCCCAACGGCACCGGCTACATCACGGACCTGGGGATGACCGGGCCGTACGATTCCGTGATCGGGCAGAACAAAGAAAAAATTTTGCAGCGATTTTTGACCAGCATGCCCGTGCGGTTTGAGGTCGCCACGGACGATGTCCGGCTGCACGGTGTGGTCGTTTCCGTCGATGAAAAGACCGGCAAGACCCGGGACATGATCCGCGTACAAAGGAGATTGCCATGA